The following are encoded in a window of Arthrobacter antioxidans genomic DNA:
- a CDS encoding F510_1955 family glycosylhydrolase produces MPSPLSRTARLSLTAAVAVLLSACTTPASTIQDTPAAPAASAGYPSGHIHGMSVDPGTNRILLATHDGLFDVTRSPAQQIGPTIDLMGFTTTSDGTLYASGHPGPGTDLPDPVGLITSTDDGRTWEPVSRQGETDFHALAATSTGLIGYEGRIVTSADGHHWTVTADDVPAYNLAAATNGTVLATTGQGLYRSEDSGATWTTVANAPLLAFTTFADDTAIGVTPDGTIHTSADAGLTWAEQGTIQGEPAAIAADHTGDKTHRIWVATNQGIEVSSDNGATFNPLAP; encoded by the coding sequence TTGCCTTCGCCCCTGTCCCGCACCGCACGCCTGAGCCTGACCGCCGCTGTCGCCGTCCTACTCAGCGCCTGCACCACCCCGGCTTCCACGATCCAGGACACGCCCGCGGCTCCGGCCGCCTCGGCGGGGTACCCGTCCGGGCACATCCATGGGATGAGCGTGGACCCGGGGACCAACCGCATCCTGCTGGCCACCCACGACGGCCTGTTCGATGTCACGCGGTCCCCCGCACAGCAGATCGGCCCCACCATCGACCTCATGGGATTCACCACCACCAGTGATGGAACCCTCTACGCCTCCGGGCACCCCGGCCCCGGCACCGACCTCCCTGACCCGGTCGGATTGATCACCAGCACCGACGACGGTCGCACCTGGGAGCCCGTCTCCCGGCAGGGCGAAACAGACTTCCACGCCCTCGCCGCAACCAGCACCGGCCTCATCGGCTACGAAGGACGAATCGTCACCAGCGCCGACGGGCATCACTGGACCGTCACCGCCGACGACGTGCCCGCGTACAACCTCGCCGCCGCCACCAACGGGACCGTCCTGGCGACCACCGGGCAGGGCCTGTACCGGTCCGAGGACAGCGGGGCCACCTGGACCACCGTCGCGAACGCCCCTCTCCTGGCTTTCACGACCTTCGCCGACGACACCGCCATCGGCGTGACGCCCGACGGGACGATCCACACCAGCGCCGATGCCGGACTCACCTGGGCAGAGCAGGGAACCATCCAGGGCGAACCCGCAGCCATCGCCGCAGACCACACAGGCGATAAGACGCATCGGATCTGGGTAGCCACGAACCAAGGGATCGAAGTATCCAGCGACAACGGGGCAACATTCAACCCCTTGGCGCCGTAA
- a CDS encoding DUF305 domain-containing protein codes for MKRSLSLASLSVAALITLSACGSSGGDTAGTSGESSAAAAPSATAQASTGATTEATPGSSEATAEHNDVDVMFAQMMIPHHQQAVEMSDMMLSKDNISPEITDLATKIKDAQGPEIETMTGWLEAWDEPMEPEGGMEGHSMSTMGSDMGGSGSMEGMMSEDQMSQLESAEGTEASRIFLESMTAHHEGAVSMAENEIENGQNPQAIELAETIVETQNAEIAEMEELLAGL; via the coding sequence ATGAAGCGTTCCCTTTCCCTTGCGTCCCTGTCCGTCGCCGCCCTCATCACCCTGTCCGCCTGCGGCTCCTCCGGCGGAGACACGGCGGGCACGAGCGGTGAAAGCTCCGCAGCGGCCGCCCCCAGTGCCACTGCCCAAGCCAGCACCGGGGCGACCACCGAAGCGACGCCGGGTTCATCCGAGGCCACGGCCGAGCACAATGACGTGGACGTCATGTTCGCGCAGATGATGATCCCCCACCACCAGCAAGCCGTGGAAATGAGCGACATGATGCTCTCCAAGGACAACATCAGCCCGGAGATCACCGACCTCGCGACGAAGATCAAGGACGCCCAGGGCCCCGAGATCGAGACCATGACCGGCTGGCTGGAAGCCTGGGATGAGCCCATGGAGCCCGAAGGCGGCATGGAAGGCCACTCCATGAGCACCATGGGATCTGACATGGGCGGCTCCGGGTCGATGGAAGGGATGATGAGCGAGGACCAGATGTCCCAACTCGAGTCCGCCGAGGGCACCGAGGCATCCCGCATCTTCCTGGAGTCGATGACCGCTCACCACGAGGGCGCAGTCAGCATGGCGGAAAACGAGATCGAGAACGGCCAGAACCCGCAAGCGATCGAGCTGGCCGAGACCATCGTCGAAACCCAGAACGCAGAAATCGCCGAAATGGAAGAGCTCCTCGCCGGCCTCTGA
- a CDS encoding copper-translocating P-type ATPase, which produces MNRNRSTKAPPTAGHEDHGVDEDHQVHSQGEHAGHSTAMFRQRFWISLALAVPVLAFSPMFTMLLGSMPPDFPGSAWIAPILGTVIFVYGGTPFLKGGVSELRSRQPGMMLLIAMAISVAFVASWITTLGIGGFDLDFWWELALLIVIMLLGHWMEMRALGSAAGALDALAALLPDEADRVTGAGVETVPVSSLVTGDVVLVRSGARVPADGRIVDGTAEFDESMITGESRTVSRGVGETVVAGTVATDTAVRLEVTAVGSETTLAGIQRLVAEAQASSSKAQALADRAAALLFYFALGAGILTFIAWMLLGSPDDAVIRTVTVLVIACPHALGLAIPLVIAISTERAAKAGVLIKNRMALERMRTVDVVLFDKTGTLTEGRPAVTATTAVDGVTEAELLALAGAAEADSEHPVARAITAAAQADPAAASLSSPGTGFSSLTGRGVRATVDGHDVMVGGPNLLRELGLDTPADIGGTVQAWVGRGASVLHVISDGAVIGALRLEDKVREESRAAVKALQSRGVKVAMITGDARQVADVVGAELGIDEVFADVLPQDKDSKVAGLQARGLRVAMVGDGVNDAPALARAEVGIAIGAGTDVAMESAGVVLAGNDPRSVLAMIDLSRASYRKMIQNLIWATGYNVLAVPLAAGVLAFAGILLSPAAGAVLMSVSTIVVALNAQLLRRIDLRPERIGTNRTSPETVDAGPLEM; this is translated from the coding sequence ATGAACAGGAATCGATCCACCAAGGCTCCACCGACCGCGGGGCACGAGGATCACGGCGTGGACGAGGACCACCAGGTCCATTCCCAGGGCGAGCACGCCGGGCATTCGACGGCGATGTTCAGGCAGCGCTTCTGGATCAGCCTGGCCCTCGCGGTCCCCGTCCTGGCGTTCAGCCCCATGTTCACCATGCTGCTCGGGTCCATGCCGCCCGACTTCCCCGGCTCCGCGTGGATCGCCCCGATCCTGGGCACGGTGATCTTCGTCTACGGCGGTACCCCGTTCCTGAAGGGCGGCGTGTCGGAGCTCAGGTCGCGGCAGCCGGGCATGATGCTGCTGATCGCGATGGCGATCAGCGTCGCCTTCGTCGCCTCGTGGATCACGACGCTGGGCATCGGCGGGTTCGACCTCGACTTCTGGTGGGAACTGGCCCTGCTGATCGTCATCATGCTGCTCGGGCACTGGATGGAGATGCGGGCCCTCGGCTCGGCCGCCGGCGCCCTCGACGCCCTCGCCGCGCTGCTCCCCGACGAGGCGGACAGGGTCACCGGGGCCGGGGTCGAGACCGTGCCGGTGAGTTCCCTGGTCACCGGGGACGTCGTGCTCGTACGCTCCGGTGCGCGGGTCCCGGCGGACGGGAGGATCGTCGACGGGACCGCGGAGTTCGACGAATCGATGATCACCGGGGAGTCCCGCACGGTCTCCCGCGGCGTCGGGGAGACGGTGGTCGCCGGTACGGTGGCGACCGACACCGCGGTCCGCCTGGAGGTGACCGCCGTCGGCTCGGAGACCACGCTCGCCGGGATCCAGCGCCTCGTGGCCGAGGCGCAGGCGTCCTCCTCGAAGGCCCAGGCCCTGGCGGACCGGGCGGCCGCGCTGCTGTTCTACTTCGCCCTCGGTGCGGGCATCCTGACCTTCATCGCCTGGATGCTCCTCGGGAGTCCGGACGACGCGGTGATCCGCACCGTCACCGTCCTGGTGATCGCCTGCCCGCACGCCCTGGGACTCGCCATCCCCCTGGTCATCGCGATCTCCACCGAACGCGCCGCGAAGGCCGGGGTGCTCATCAAGAACCGGATGGCACTCGAACGCATGCGCACGGTCGACGTCGTGCTGTTCGACAAGACCGGGACCCTCACCGAGGGCCGCCCCGCGGTCACGGCGACCACCGCCGTCGACGGCGTGACCGAGGCCGAGCTGCTGGCGCTGGCCGGGGCCGCGGAAGCGGACAGCGAGCACCCGGTCGCACGGGCCATCACCGCGGCCGCGCAGGCCGATCCGGCTGCGGCAAGCCTCTCCTCCCCCGGCACAGGGTTCAGTTCCCTGACCGGCCGCGGCGTCCGGGCGACCGTCGACGGCCACGACGTCATGGTGGGTGGGCCCAACCTGCTCAGGGAACTCGGCCTCGACACCCCTGCGGACATCGGGGGCACCGTCCAGGCATGGGTGGGCCGAGGCGCGTCCGTGCTGCACGTCATCAGCGACGGCGCCGTGATCGGCGCCCTCCGGCTCGAGGACAAGGTCCGCGAGGAATCCCGGGCCGCAGTGAAGGCCCTGCAGTCCCGCGGGGTGAAGGTCGCCATGATCACCGGTGACGCACGGCAGGTGGCCGACGTCGTCGGCGCGGAACTCGGCATCGACGAGGTGTTCGCCGACGTCCTGCCCCAGGACAAGGACTCGAAGGTCGCCGGACTGCAGGCGCGCGGCCTGAGGGTCGCCATGGTCGGGGACGGCGTCAACGACGCCCCGGCCCTCGCGCGCGCCGAGGTGGGCATCGCCATCGGGGCGGGCACGGATGTCGCCATGGAATCGGCGGGAGTGGTCCTGGCCGGGAACGACCCACGATCGGTGCTGGCGATGATCGATCTGTCCCGCGCCAGCTACCGCAAGATGATCCAGAACCTGATCTGGGCCACCGGGTACAACGTGCTGGCCGTGCCCCTCGCCGCAGGGGTGCTGGCCTTCGCGGGGATCCTCCTCTCCCCCGCGGCGGGCGCCGTCCTGATGAGCGTCTCCACGATCGTCGTCGCCCTCAACGCGCAGCTGCTGCGGCGGATCGATCTCCGCCCGGAGCGGATCGGCACCAACCGGACCAGCCCCGAGACAGTGGATGCAGGGCCCCTTGAGATGTGA
- a CDS encoding serpin family protein, with the protein MKQFRAPVARIVVEPGRYAEAEDALRRSAFRLGVALIARPDGNQVASPVSALYALSMLRAGAGTTTAAELDAALGLPVEHHAAMNALLATVQYFDGDPAAVDEEDLPGQPLVHLANAVFVPEGGAIGEAFLDTLARYYGTGVRPVDFADPATPGLIDDWVWRETGGRVARAPLAVGPDIGLSLLNAVYFAAAWEEPFDPAGTGEDAFTLVTGTRVLVPMMHGYRWVRYAVGHDWQGIDLPYGGGFFLRLVLPAEGVLPGWDEQELAVIADGLDAAESIRVDLSLPPWEHTHHLDLIEVLAGLGLAKTVGPGADFDAIHPGLRVSGAAQAATITVAEKGTIAAAVTQLAMMTSAPVSPEVSISFDRPFGYQIIHEDTGLPLFLGTVADPR; encoded by the coding sequence ATGAAGCAGTTCAGGGCGCCTGTGGCGCGCATCGTCGTCGAGCCGGGCCGGTATGCCGAGGCGGAGGACGCCCTCCGGCGCTCCGCCTTCCGGCTCGGCGTGGCACTCATCGCACGCCCCGACGGGAATCAGGTCGCCAGCCCGGTCAGCGCGCTCTATGCCCTGTCCATGCTGCGCGCCGGCGCGGGGACCACGACGGCGGCGGAGCTGGACGCGGCGCTGGGGCTCCCGGTGGAGCACCATGCGGCGATGAACGCCCTGCTCGCGACCGTGCAGTACTTCGACGGCGATCCCGCCGCCGTCGACGAGGAGGATCTACCCGGACAGCCCCTGGTGCACCTCGCCAACGCGGTCTTCGTCCCCGAGGGCGGTGCGATCGGGGAGGCGTTCCTGGACACGCTCGCCCGGTACTACGGCACGGGGGTCCGCCCGGTGGACTTCGCGGACCCCGCCACGCCCGGGCTGATCGACGACTGGGTGTGGCGGGAGACCGGGGGCCGTGTCGCCAGGGCCCCGCTGGCCGTCGGCCCGGACATCGGGCTGTCCCTGCTGAATGCCGTGTACTTCGCCGCGGCCTGGGAGGAGCCGTTCGATCCCGCCGGTACCGGCGAGGACGCCTTCACCCTGGTCACCGGCACGCGGGTCCTCGTCCCGATGATGCACGGCTACCGGTGGGTGCGGTATGCCGTGGGACACGACTGGCAGGGCATCGACCTGCCCTACGGGGGCGGGTTCTTCCTGCGGCTCGTCCTGCCTGCCGAGGGGGTCCTGCCCGGCTGGGACGAGCAGGAGCTGGCCGTGATCGCGGACGGACTCGACGCGGCGGAGAGCATCCGCGTGGATCTCTCGCTGCCCCCGTGGGAGCACACCCACCACCTGGACCTGATCGAGGTGCTGGCGGGGCTGGGGCTGGCGAAGACCGTGGGCCCGGGCGCCGACTTCGACGCCATCCATCCCGGGCTCCGCGTCTCGGGGGCTGCCCAGGCCGCGACCATCACGGTCGCCGAGAAGGGCACCATCGCCGCGGCCGTCACCCAGCTGGCCATGATGACGAGCGCCCCGGTGTCTCCCGAGGTGAGCATCTCCTTCGACCGGCCGTTCGGCTACCAGATCATCCACGAGGACACCGGGCTGCCGCTCTTCCTCGGCACGGTCGCCGATCCACGCTGA
- a CDS encoding acyl-CoA carboxylase subunit epsilon — MTGHDPRDDTAGARAGDGAAVAPPAEDEAVLSVVSGNPTDEELAALTAVVVALQGAGTEDDGRNHRRSWVRRALLRLGPTPGPGSWRRSVR; from the coding sequence GTGACCGGCCACGATCCCCGGGACGACACGGCCGGCGCCAGGGCCGGCGACGGCGCTGCCGTCGCTCCCCCCGCGGAGGACGAGGCGGTCCTCTCCGTGGTGTCCGGCAACCCCACCGACGAGGAGCTCGCGGCGCTCACCGCCGTCGTCGTCGCCCTGCAGGGAGCCGGTACCGAGGACGACGGCCGGAACCATCGGCGGTCCTGGGTGCGGCGGGCGCTGCTGCGGCTGGGTCCGACGCCGGGCCCCGGATCCTGGCGGCGCAGCGTCCGCTGA
- a CDS encoding acyl-CoA carboxylase subunit beta, translating into MQPDLTTTAGKLADFRRRKELSEQPSGPQAIERQHARGKNTARERIDLLADEGSFVEFDALAVHRSTAFGMETKKPLGDGVVSGYATVDGRLVAVYSQDFTVYGGSLSQVNGEKIVKVQEFALRNGCPVIGINDGGGARIQEGVASLAMFADIFRNNVHASGVVPQISLIMGPCAGGAAYSPALTDFVVMVDKTSHMFITGPDVIRTVTGEDVDMETLGGARQHNTTTGTSAYLATDEADAIGFVRELLDFLPSNNLAEAPLTAFVEEPEETDEDLALDTLIPDAANQPYDMHAVIEAVVDDAHFLEMQALYAPNIITGYARVEGHTIGIVANQPLQFAGTLDINASEKAARFVRHCDAFNIPLLTLVDVPGFLPGKDQEFQGIIRRGAKLLYAYAEATVPKLTVITRKAYGGAYIVMGSKKLGADLNLAWPTAQIGVMGAQGAVNILYRGQLKAVAEAGGDVEAARADVVQQYEEELLNPYQAAALGYVDAVITPSETRLQIVRGLRALRDKRSANPAKKHGNIPL; encoded by the coding sequence CTGCAGCCCGACCTCACCACGACGGCCGGGAAGCTCGCCGACTTCCGGAGGCGCAAGGAGCTCTCGGAGCAGCCCTCCGGGCCCCAGGCGATCGAGCGGCAGCACGCCCGCGGCAAGAACACGGCCCGCGAGCGCATCGACCTCCTCGCGGACGAGGGCTCCTTCGTCGAGTTCGACGCCCTCGCGGTGCACCGCTCCACGGCCTTCGGCATGGAGACGAAGAAACCCCTGGGCGACGGCGTGGTGTCCGGGTACGCGACCGTCGACGGCCGGCTGGTCGCCGTCTACAGCCAGGATTTCACCGTCTACGGCGGCTCGCTGAGCCAGGTGAACGGGGAGAAGATCGTCAAGGTGCAGGAGTTCGCGCTGCGTAACGGCTGCCCGGTGATCGGCATCAACGACGGCGGCGGCGCCCGCATCCAGGAGGGCGTGGCGTCGCTGGCGATGTTCGCGGACATCTTCCGCAACAACGTCCACGCCTCCGGGGTGGTCCCGCAGATCTCCCTGATCATGGGACCGTGCGCCGGCGGGGCGGCCTACTCCCCCGCGCTCACCGACTTCGTGGTGATGGTGGACAAGACCTCGCACATGTTCATCACGGGTCCGGACGTCATCAGGACGGTGACGGGCGAGGACGTGGACATGGAGACCCTCGGCGGGGCACGCCAGCACAACACGACGACGGGCACCTCCGCGTATCTCGCCACGGACGAGGCGGACGCCATCGGCTTCGTCCGTGAGCTCCTCGACTTCCTGCCCTCCAACAATCTCGCCGAGGCCCCGCTGACGGCGTTCGTCGAGGAACCCGAGGAGACGGACGAGGACCTCGCACTCGATACCCTGATCCCCGACGCCGCGAACCAGCCCTATGACATGCACGCCGTCATCGAGGCGGTGGTGGACGACGCCCACTTCCTCGAGATGCAGGCGCTGTACGCGCCGAACATCATCACCGGCTACGCCCGGGTGGAGGGTCACACCATCGGCATCGTCGCCAACCAGCCCCTGCAGTTCGCCGGGACCCTCGACATCAACGCCTCGGAGAAGGCCGCGCGCTTCGTGCGTCACTGCGACGCCTTCAACATCCCCCTCCTGACCCTCGTGGACGTGCCGGGCTTCCTGCCCGGCAAGGACCAGGAGTTCCAGGGCATCATCCGCCGCGGCGCGAAGCTGCTCTACGCCTACGCAGAGGCAACGGTCCCCAAGCTGACGGTCATCACGCGCAAGGCGTACGGAGGCGCGTACATCGTCATGGGGTCCAAGAAGCTCGGCGCGGACCTCAACCTCGCCTGGCCCACCGCGCAGATCGGGGTGATGGGCGCGCAGGGAGCCGTCAACATCCTGTACCGGGGTCAGTTGAAGGCCGTCGCCGAGGCCGGCGGGGACGTCGAGGCAGCACGCGCCGACGTCGTCCAGCAGTACGAGGAGGAGCTGCTCAACCCGTACCAGGCGGCCGCCCTCGGCTACGTGGACGCGGTCATCACACCGTCCGAGACGCGCCTGCAGATCGTGCGCGGCCTCCGCGCCCTGCGCGACAAGCGCTCGGCCAACCCGGCCAAGAAGCACGGGAACATCCCGCTGTGA
- a CDS encoding SDR family oxidoreductase yields the protein MTERNEAHASQPSTTLAGRTILMSGGSRGIGLAIALRAARDGANVAIMAKTGEPHPKLEGTVYTAAEQIEAAGGMALPIVGDVRNDDDVASAVDATVEAFGGIDVVVNNASAIDLSKTPDVDMKRYDLMADINVRGTFMLSKFALDALRGSQNPHILTLSPPLNLAPKWAGLHLAYTMAKYGMSLTTLGLAEELREDGVAVNSLWPATLIDTAAIRNMPGGGRLVQAARSPEIVADAAHAVLVRPSRSCTGNFYTDEEVLREEGVTDLTRYSLGAPEDRLVPDIFL from the coding sequence ATGACCGAACGCAACGAAGCGCACGCATCGCAGCCCTCCACCACGCTCGCCGGGCGCACCATCCTCATGTCCGGCGGGAGCCGCGGCATCGGCCTGGCCATCGCCCTCCGCGCCGCCCGTGACGGCGCGAACGTGGCCATCATGGCCAAGACCGGGGAGCCGCACCCGAAGCTCGAGGGCACCGTCTACACCGCGGCGGAGCAGATCGAGGCCGCGGGCGGGATGGCCCTGCCGATCGTGGGGGACGTCCGGAACGACGACGACGTCGCCTCCGCCGTGGACGCGACCGTCGAGGCGTTCGGCGGCATCGACGTCGTGGTGAACAACGCCTCCGCGATCGACCTGTCGAAGACCCCCGATGTGGACATGAAGCGCTACGACCTCATGGCCGACATCAACGTGCGGGGCACCTTCATGCTCAGCAAGTTCGCCCTCGATGCGCTGCGCGGCTCGCAGAACCCGCACATCCTGACGCTCTCCCCGCCCCTGAACCTCGCGCCGAAGTGGGCGGGCCTGCACCTGGCCTACACCATGGCGAAGTACGGGATGAGCCTGACCACCCTCGGCCTCGCGGAGGAGCTCAGGGAGGACGGCGTGGCCGTCAACTCGCTGTGGCCCGCCACCCTGATCGACACCGCGGCCATCCGCAACATGCCCGGCGGGGGTCGCCTCGTGCAGGCGGCCCGTAGCCCCGAGATCGTCGCCGACGCCGCCCACGCCGTCCTCGTCCGTCCCTCGCGCAGCTGCACCGGGAACTTCTACACCGACGAGGAGGTGCTGCGCGAGGAAGGCGTCACCGATCTGACCCGGTACAGCCTCGGCGCGCCGGAGGACCGGCTGGTCCCCGACATCTTCCTCTGA
- a CDS encoding biotin--[acetyl-CoA-carboxylase] ligase: MSSPYSNLERPGLNLGALRTALCMPAGPFPRLDIVDTTGSTNTDLVEHAQVEAAGWPDLSVLGAETQTAGRGRLDRRWVAPERSSLFVSVLLRPFDRHGRPVPTTAYSWFSLLAALALAESVEERTEISPQLKWPNDVIVDGRKLAGILAQFVPGAGAEPPAVVVGVGLNVSLTDDELPVPTATSLLLEYAGTTDRNILLKSFLRTFADHYRAFCDVDGDAAAAWDSGPSLLERIGARMATLGQDVRAELPGGVVVAGRALALDAHGGLVVRDDDGERHTISAGDVVHVRPQV, from the coding sequence ATGTCCTCCCCCTACTCCAATCTCGAGCGCCCCGGCCTGAACCTCGGCGCCCTGAGGACAGCCCTGTGCATGCCGGCCGGCCCGTTCCCGCGGCTCGACATCGTGGACACCACCGGCTCCACCAACACCGACCTCGTGGAGCACGCCCAGGTGGAGGCCGCCGGGTGGCCGGATCTCAGCGTGCTCGGCGCGGAGACGCAGACCGCGGGGCGCGGTCGGCTGGACCGCCGCTGGGTGGCGCCGGAACGCTCCTCGCTCTTCGTGAGCGTGCTCCTGCGCCCCTTCGACCGGCACGGACGGCCCGTGCCCACCACCGCCTACTCCTGGTTCTCCCTGCTCGCCGCGCTCGCGCTCGCCGAGAGCGTCGAGGAGCGCACCGAGATCTCCCCGCAGCTCAAGTGGCCCAACGACGTCATCGTGGACGGCCGGAAGCTCGCCGGCATCCTCGCCCAGTTCGTGCCCGGCGCGGGCGCCGAGCCGCCCGCCGTCGTCGTGGGGGTGGGACTGAACGTCAGCCTCACGGACGACGAGCTCCCCGTGCCCACCGCCACGAGCCTGCTCCTGGAGTACGCGGGGACCACGGACCGCAACATCCTGCTGAAGTCCTTCCTGCGCACCTTCGCCGACCACTACCGCGCCTTCTGCGACGTGGACGGCGACGCCGCCGCGGCGTGGGACTCCGGGCCCTCGCTGCTGGAGCGCATCGGGGCCCGCATGGCGACGCTCGGCCAGGACGTCCGCGCGGAACTGCCCGGCGGCGTCGTGGTGGCCGGGCGCGCTCTGGCCCTCGACGCCCACGGCGGGCTCGTGGTGCGCGACGACGACGGCGAACGGCACACCATCTCCGCCGGCGACGTGGTGCACGTGCGCCCGCAGGTGTAG
- a CDS encoding PH domain-containing protein — protein MRIRLLPGERVLVRTRPNPLPLVGPVIAGFLILALGGFGLGYLARPDLPGVLAGWQPVLLPVVFGVVVLVLLRVVALPLVRWAGNRYVITSMRLIHRTGTARRAEHQINLSAISQLQTEQGLVERMAGSGTLIADLGFDRSHAYRHVPQIATFKEYVVQAIGELPLTRMFDGVDMEIDPQYAHGGTPWVQQEWRDAQP, from the coding sequence GTGCGGATCAGGCTGCTGCCCGGGGAGCGTGTCCTCGTCCGCACCCGGCCCAACCCCCTCCCGCTCGTCGGGCCGGTCATCGCCGGGTTCCTCATCCTCGCCCTCGGGGGCTTCGGGCTCGGCTACCTCGCCCGGCCGGACCTCCCCGGCGTCCTGGCCGGGTGGCAGCCCGTGCTCCTGCCGGTGGTGTTCGGCGTCGTGGTGCTGGTCCTGCTGCGGGTGGTGGCGCTGCCGCTGGTCCGCTGGGCCGGCAACCGGTACGTGATCACGAGCATGCGGCTCATCCACCGGACGGGGACCGCCCGGCGCGCCGAGCACCAGATCAACCTGTCGGCGATCTCGCAGCTCCAGACGGAGCAGGGTCTGGTCGAGCGGATGGCGGGCAGCGGGACGCTGATCGCGGACCTCGGGTTCGACCGGTCGCACGCCTACCGGCACGTTCCGCAGATTGCAACGTTCAAGGAATATGTGGTCCAGGCGATCGGCGAGCTCCCGCTCACGCGCATGTTCGACGGAGTAGACATGGAAATCGATCCGCAGTACGCCCACGGCGGGACGCCCTGGGTGCAGCAGGAATGGAGGGACGCGCAACCGTGA
- a CDS encoding adenylate/guanylate cyclase domain-containing protein, which produces MTVEDRRKAGQPADPEGGAPIAAGEAIRASGQADAPDAAASTASKAVWQLLPDMATGGGPEAGPSSAAPIELDRETIRRLERELLGAERTLKRRDIAAGAGVSLLSARKLWRAMGFPNIGDDDIAFTEKDLGALTTIIDLVRQEQLTEDAAISITRAVGQMTDRMVVWQIEAIVEEMVAQRGLSDADARKTLVSELPDLIDPLEKTLVYAWRRQMNAAVQRLALRAESGLASSETGRAGDEQDAPLPLARAVGFADLVSYTSLSRQMNERTLAQLVQRFENKSAEIISVGGGRLVKTIGDEVLYIAESPEAGAEISLALAKAFSEDEFLPAARCSLVWGRVLSRLGDIYGPTVNLAARLTALAEPGEVLVDSGTAATLAANEKFVLTPHEPRQVRGFGEVQPVTLARGTGTGIVLD; this is translated from the coding sequence GTGACAGTCGAGGACCGCCGCAAGGCCGGGCAGCCCGCAGACCCCGAGGGCGGCGCCCCTATCGCTGCCGGCGAGGCCATCCGGGCTTCCGGACAGGCCGACGCCCCCGACGCCGCGGCGTCCACGGCGTCGAAGGCCGTCTGGCAGCTGCTGCCCGACATGGCGACCGGCGGCGGCCCGGAGGCCGGGCCGTCGAGCGCCGCGCCGATCGAACTGGACCGCGAGACGATCCGGCGGCTGGAACGCGAACTCCTCGGGGCCGAGCGCACGCTCAAGCGCCGCGACATCGCGGCGGGCGCGGGCGTGTCCCTGCTGTCCGCCCGCAAGCTGTGGCGCGCCATGGGCTTCCCCAACATCGGGGACGACGACATCGCCTTCACCGAGAAGGACCTCGGCGCCCTCACCACGATCATCGACCTGGTGCGCCAGGAGCAGCTCACCGAGGACGCGGCCATCTCCATTACGCGGGCCGTCGGCCAGATGACGGACCGCATGGTCGTCTGGCAGATCGAGGCGATCGTGGAGGAGATGGTGGCGCAGCGCGGACTCTCCGACGCCGACGCCCGGAAGACCCTCGTGTCCGAACTGCCGGACCTCATCGATCCGCTCGAGAAGACGCTGGTCTACGCGTGGCGCCGGCAGATGAACGCCGCGGTCCAGCGGCTGGCGCTCCGCGCCGAATCGGGCCTGGCCTCGAGCGAGACGGGCCGCGCGGGCGACGAGCAGGACGCCCCGCTGCCGCTCGCGCGCGCCGTGGGCTTCGCCGACCTCGTCTCCTACACGAGCCTGTCCCGGCAGATGAACGAGCGGACGTTGGCGCAGCTCGTGCAGCGGTTCGAGAACAAGAGCGCCGAGATCATCTCCGTGGGTGGTGGCCGGCTCGTGAAGACGATCGGCGACGAGGTCCTCTACATCGCCGAGTCCCCGGAGGCGGGGGCCGAGATCTCCCTGGCGCTGGCCAAGGCCTTCTCCGAGGACGAGTTCCTCCCCGCCGCCCGCTGCTCTCTCGTCTGGGGTCGCGTGCTCTCGCGGCTCGGCGACATCTACGGGCCCACGGTCAACCTCGCGGCGCGCCTGACCGCGCTCGCGGAACCGGGCGAGGTCCTCGTGGATTCCGGCACGGCCGCGACCCTCGCCGCCAACGAGAAGTTCGTGCTCACGCCGCACGAGCCGCGGCAGGTGCGCGGCTTCGGCGAGGTGCAGCCCGTGACCCTCGCGCGGGGGACCGGCACGGGGATCGTGCTGGACTGA